One window of the Leptotrichia massiliensis genome contains the following:
- a CDS encoding phage tail protein I: MITVQDLKLTDIAAKSTLTDKTTKWIYESIDYAIKQQKNRIISKFFLDIDKLSETEIDYLLWEYHVDYVGENASLESKRELVKIAVIAHFNKGTLGSVKAICKILFGNAEIKEWFEYGGRPGYFKISTLGELKDEKDYLKVLDVVNEYKNERSWLEALTFERSSNLGKYVGIFSEKQVINILNERDFELPWMEQKLNQGIVNVVVKENNLGIR, from the coding sequence ATGATAACTGTACAAGATTTAAAATTAACTGACATTGCCGCAAAATCGACTCTTACAGATAAAACAACAAAATGGATATACGAATCAATAGATTATGCAATAAAACAACAGAAAAACAGAATAATAAGTAAATTTTTTCTTGATATTGATAAATTAAGTGAAACGGAAATTGATTATTTATTGTGGGAATATCACGTAGATTATGTTGGAGAAAATGCCAGTCTTGAAAGCAAGAGAGAATTGGTAAAAATAGCAGTAATAGCCCATTTTAACAAAGGAACACTTGGAAGTGTAAAGGCTATTTGTAAAATTCTTTTTGGAAATGCAGAAATAAAAGAATGGTTTGAGTATGGTGGTCGACCAGGATATTTTAAAATATCTACTTTGGGAGAACTTAAAGATGAAAAAGATTATTTGAAAGTTCTTGATGTTGTAAACGAATACAAGAACGAACGTAGCTGGCTGGAAGCGTTGACGTTTGAAAGAAGCTCAAATTTGGGTAAATATGTAGGAATTTTTTCTGAAAAACAAGTGATTAATATTCTGAATGAAAGAGATTTTGAACTTCCTTGGATGGAGCAAAAATTGAATCAAGGAATTGTAAATGTAGTAGTAAAAGAAAATAATTTAGGAATAAGATAG
- a CDS encoding phage tail-collar fiber domain-containing protein, whose translation MANYIGWEITNKGRELIARAVNNETKINVTKFKIGAGYNTGNDRELTDLIDKRNEFPINSYERKANGNVEFTFVVSNKTGSGASVIANSYKISEMGIYAQDDSGTEILYAYNKGTDGDYIPVYNGKNAIDIIEKCIIVIDQAATINVTIDNSLTYLTRESADRKYLEIQALAKIIGLEFGGNIQDTGNKVKGKFYFDSVTKFYYECIADTNLTYNESSKFRAISNKPLSDKVENLSKVQQAKLYVHSEATGQGRTTCNIVQKVGNVVTIIFDSGDTLRYTNDNTVIFSIPEGYRPKSFLSVNASQFNGTAGTIYIQPDGTAKWRGSTVSTASIIFSVSYII comes from the coding sequence ATGGCTAATTATATTGGATGGGAAATAACAAACAAAGGGAGAGAGCTTATAGCAAGAGCCGTAAATAACGAAACCAAAATAAATGTTACAAAATTTAAAATTGGAGCAGGATACAATACAGGAAATGATAGAGAATTAACAGATTTGATTGACAAGAGAAATGAATTTCCGATAAATTCTTATGAGAGAAAAGCCAACGGAAACGTGGAATTTACATTTGTCGTTTCTAACAAAACTGGAAGTGGAGCAAGTGTTATAGCAAACTCTTATAAAATTTCTGAAATGGGAATATACGCCCAAGATGATTCAGGAACAGAGATTTTGTATGCATACAATAAAGGGACAGACGGCGACTATATTCCGGTTTACAATGGGAAAAATGCAATTGATATTATTGAAAAATGTATCATTGTAATAGATCAGGCTGCAACTATAAATGTAACGATAGACAATTCGCTAACATATTTAACAAGAGAGTCAGCAGACAGAAAATATTTGGAAATACAGGCATTGGCGAAAATAATAGGTCTAGAGTTTGGAGGGAATATTCAAGACACAGGAAATAAAGTTAAAGGGAAATTTTACTTTGATAGCGTGACTAAATTTTATTACGAATGTATCGCGGACACAAATTTAACGTACAACGAAAGTTCTAAATTTAGAGCTATAAGTAATAAGCCACTTTCGGATAAAGTGGAAAATTTATCCAAAGTTCAGCAAGCTAAGTTGTACGTTCATTCTGAAGCAACAGGACAAGGTAGAACAACTTGTAACATCGTTCAAAAAGTTGGAAACGTAGTGACTATCATATTTGATAGTGGAGATACTTTGAGATACACAAACGATAATACAGTAATCTTCAGTATTCCTGAAGGCTATAGACCGAAATCCTTTTTGTCTGTGAACGCTTCACAATTTAATGGAACTGCTGGGACAATATATATACAACCGGATGGAACTGCTAAATGGAGAGGTTCGACAGTGTCTACAGCAAGTATAATATTTTCAGTTAGCTATATTATATAG
- a CDS encoding cytoplasmic protein yields the protein MKLEQDKLYICFHKPKRLIGHLIALWTLGKYSHCEFIYNGQIFLSNPGGVRTRKFEYQKNMEIYELDKNIDPKDVIEFFRTAQGKGYDYLGILGQFFYADKVQDDNRYFCSEFCLNAIDYALQFTLTYKGKSLKDRVGYQFSPAKLYKYLKNMELLGRKVE from the coding sequence ATGAAACTTGAACAGGATAAGCTATATATATGTTTCCACAAGCCCAAGAGACTGATAGGGCATTTAATAGCATTGTGGACGCTAGGTAAATACTCTCACTGTGAATTTATTTACAATGGTCAAATTTTTTTATCTAATCCTGGAGGAGTTAGGACAAGGAAATTTGAGTATCAGAAAAATATGGAAATTTATGAGCTTGATAAAAATATCGATCCCAAAGATGTGATTGAATTTTTTAGAACAGCTCAAGGTAAGGGCTATGATTATTTAGGAATTTTAGGACAATTTTTCTATGCTGATAAGGTGCAGGATGATAATAGGTATTTTTGCAGTGAATTTTGTCTCAATGCAATAGATTACGCTTTGCAGTTCACATTGACCTATAAAGGTAAATCATTAAAGGATAGGGTTGGCTATCAGTTCAGCCCTGCAAAATTATACAAATATTTAAAAAATATGGAATTATTAGGAAGAAAGGTGGAATAA
- a CDS encoding glycosyl hydrolase 108 family protein — protein MNRFEKIFDYLLKVEGGYSNDKNDKGGETKYGIIEEEARDFGYKGDMQDLTIDFPKNIYLKKYYLGNKLDKVVNDKVALSICDWAVNSGRNGTKNVQVALNQINGSDLVVDGIIGNKTLEALNSVDPEKFLEVYHNLQRIYYKGKVEADRTQEKFLTGWLNRVQRKEEYLKDWDKESTATDNKKYSFAQSSLDKMKKVHPKLVEVMKAAIENSPYDFRITSGARTTEEQKALFALGRTKPGKIVTYTNGVTSKSNHQIKSDGFGHAVDIFPCGVIENGVYRKFTSEEGYDEKKLKLIANHILEVAKSKNVNIEWGGNWKMKDTPHFELK, from the coding sequence ATGAACAGATTTGAAAAGATTTTTGACTATCTACTAAAAGTTGAGGGCGGATATTCAAATGATAAGAATGACAAGGGAGGAGAAACAAAATACGGAATCATTGAAGAAGAAGCAAGAGACTTTGGATATAAGGGAGATATGCAAGATTTAACAATAGATTTTCCAAAAAATATATATCTGAAAAAATATTACTTAGGAAACAAGCTGGATAAAGTTGTAAATGATAAAGTGGCACTATCTATATGCGACTGGGCTGTAAATAGCGGCAGAAATGGAACAAAAAACGTACAGGTAGCATTGAATCAGATTAACGGAAGTGATTTGGTTGTGGACGGAATAATCGGAAACAAAACATTGGAAGCATTAAATTCAGTAGATCCTGAAAAATTTTTGGAAGTTTATCATAACTTACAAAGAATCTATTACAAAGGAAAAGTTGAAGCTGACAGAACTCAAGAAAAGTTTTTGACAGGTTGGTTAAACAGAGTTCAGAGAAAGGAGGAGTATTTGAAAGATTGGGATAAGGAAAGTACAGCAACAGATAACAAAAAATATTCTTTTGCCCAATCAAGTCTGGATAAAATGAAAAAAGTACATCCAAAACTTGTCGAAGTAATGAAAGCTGCAATTGAAAACAGTCCGTATGATTTTAGAATTACGAGTGGAGCAAGAACAACAGAAGAACAAAAAGCATTATTTGCGTTAGGAAGGACTAAACCAGGGAAAATCGTAACATATACCAATGGTGTTACTTCAAAATCAAACCATCAAATCAAGTCTGATGGATTTGGGCATGCTGTTGACATATTCCCTTGTGGAGTTATCGAGAACGGTGTGTACAGAAAATTTACATCTGAAGAAGGGTATGATGAAAAGAAATTGAAATTGATTGCAAATCACATCTTGGAAGTAGCAAAATCCAAAAATGTAAATATTGAATGGGGTGGAAACTGGAAAATGAAAGATACGCCACACTTTGAACTGAAGTAA
- a CDS encoding M48 family metallopeptidase — protein sequence MKKYSKILFLITALGMIASCTVAPLTGRRQLKLVSDESVASSSVSAYRQLIQQANAKGLLANNTADGQRLRTIGSRISSAVERYLNENGMSNKVSNLQWEFNLIKTNEVNAFAMPGGKIAFYTGILPVLNTDAGIAFVMGHEIGHVIGGHHAESSSNKALAGIAATVTDAVTGGSGVSSLVSGGLSITLLKFNRTQEYEADKYGMIFMAMAGYNPSEAITALERMDSLGTGKGAEILSTHPSGKNRIEAARKFLPEAMKYYKAR from the coding sequence ATGAAAAAGTATTCAAAAATATTATTTTTAATAACAGCCTTAGGAATGATTGCTAGTTGTACAGTAGCACCGCTTACTGGGAGAAGGCAGCTTAAACTTGTGAGTGATGAAAGTGTAGCCTCAAGTTCGGTTTCAGCTTATAGACAACTTATACAGCAGGCAAATGCAAAGGGATTGCTTGCAAATAATACAGCAGATGGACAAAGATTAAGAACAATTGGTAGTAGAATTTCATCAGCAGTAGAACGATATTTAAATGAAAATGGAATGTCGAACAAAGTTTCAAACTTACAATGGGAATTTAATTTGATAAAAACAAATGAGGTAAATGCGTTTGCTATGCCAGGTGGGAAAATTGCTTTTTATACTGGAATATTACCAGTTTTAAATACTGATGCTGGAATTGCATTTGTAATGGGGCATGAAATTGGGCATGTTATTGGAGGGCACCATGCTGAATCTTCAAGCAACAAAGCTCTTGCTGGAATTGCTGCTACTGTGACAGATGCAGTGACAGGTGGAAGTGGAGTATCTTCGCTTGTTTCTGGTGGACTTTCTATTACCCTTTTAAAATTTAATAGAACTCAGGAATATGAAGCAGATAAATACGGAATGATATTTATGGCAATGGCTGGATATAATCCGTCTGAAGCGATTACAGCTCTTGAGAGAATGGATTCGCTAGGAACAGGAAAAGGAGCAGAAATCCTTTCTACACATCCATCTGGAAAAAATAGAATTGAGGCTGCTAGAAAATTTTTACCTGAAGCAATGAAATATTACAAGGCAAGATAA
- the dusA gene encoding tRNA dihydrouridine(20/20a) synthase DusA, translating into MKGNVVENKISIAPMVDRTDKNFRNFVRMINKDVLLYTEMITAQAILNGDLDYILGFNEVEHPIVLQIAATNPKEAYEAIKIAEKYNYDEINLNVGCPSDRVSGNMMGAYLMGFPEEVADIVRAMKDATSKPISIKHRIGIDGKNILPESFERTLLDKYEDMMNFINITRRAGVNKYIIHARIAILAGLDPKQNRTIPPLRYDEVYRVKNENPDLHIEINGGIKTIEEIDNHLKYVDSVMLGREVYDNPMILTEFGKYYGKEINITRKEIIEKMIYYVENMEKQSLRPHLFLMHSHGLFHNVRGSKAWKRAINEPKANSDTLRELLKGIENF; encoded by the coding sequence ATGAAAGGAAATGTAGTGGAAAATAAGATAAGCATAGCTCCGATGGTGGATAGGACGGATAAGAATTTTAGAAATTTTGTGAGAATGATAAATAAGGATGTTTTGCTGTATACTGAAATGATAACTGCACAAGCAATTTTAAATGGAGATTTAGATTATATTTTGGGGTTTAATGAAGTTGAGCATCCTATTGTTTTGCAAATTGCAGCAACTAATCCAAAAGAGGCATATGAAGCCATAAAAATTGCTGAAAAATATAATTATGATGAAATAAATCTAAATGTTGGTTGTCCGTCTGACAGAGTTTCTGGAAATATGATGGGGGCTTATCTTATGGGATTTCCAGAAGAAGTTGCAGATATTGTTAGAGCAATGAAAGATGCAACAAGTAAGCCAATTTCGATAAAGCATAGAATTGGGATTGATGGGAAAAATATACTGCCTGAGAGCTTTGAGCGTACACTGCTTGACAAATACGAAGATATGATGAATTTTATTAATATCACTAGAAGAGCTGGTGTAAACAAATATATAATTCATGCAAGAATAGCGATATTGGCAGGACTTGATCCAAAACAAAACAGAACTATTCCACCGCTTAGATATGATGAAGTTTACCGTGTAAAAAATGAAAATCCAGATTTACATATAGAAATTAATGGGGGAATAAAAACAATCGAAGAAATTGACAATCATTTAAAATATGTGGATTCCGTAATGTTAGGGCGTGAAGTTTATGACAATCCTATGATTTTAACTGAATTTGGAAAATATTATGGAAAAGAAATAAATATTACTCGTAAAGAAATTATTGAAAAAATGATTTATTATGTTGAAAATATGGAAAAACAATCTCTTCGACCACATTTGTTTCTAATGCATTCTCATGGATTATTTCACAACGTACGTGGTAGTAAGGCTTGGAAAAGAGCTATTAATGAGCCAAAAGCGAATTCTGATACATTAAGAGAACTGTTGAAGGGAATAGAAAATTTTTAA
- the trpA gene encoding tryptophan synthase subunit alpha — MSEKRLDKKIIDIFREKEKVNIGYIVAGYPSVDFTKQFLKNLDNTALDMLEVGIPYSDPIADGKLISHASFLASEAGVTTDTVFDLLTEIKNDISKPLIFLIYYNLIFAYGIDEFIKKCCEANIKGIIIPDLPYEEAFEMSEKLRENNIALIPLVSVTSGSRMKKIISQGDGFIYAIGSLGVTGSKQVDLPRLESFINEIREVSNLPVSLGFGIKNNDNVNTMRKYADGVIVGTSIVEFLEKNDVNYLIQKINELFE; from the coding sequence ATGAGTGAAAAAAGATTAGATAAGAAAATTATTGATATTTTTAGAGAAAAAGAAAAAGTAAACATTGGTTATATTGTCGCAGGATACCCAAGCGTTGATTTTACAAAACAATTTTTAAAAAATTTAGATAACACGGCTCTTGATATGCTAGAAGTCGGTATTCCCTACTCTGATCCCATAGCTGATGGAAAATTGATTTCACATGCTTCATTTCTCGCTTCAGAAGCTGGAGTTACTACCGACACCGTATTTGATTTACTAACAGAAATAAAAAACGATATTTCAAAACCTTTAATTTTCTTAATTTACTACAACTTAATATTTGCTTATGGAATTGACGAATTTATCAAAAAATGCTGTGAAGCTAACATTAAAGGTATAATCATTCCAGACTTGCCTTACGAAGAAGCCTTTGAAATGTCGGAAAAACTAAGAGAAAACAATATCGCTCTTATCCCTCTTGTAAGCGTTACTTCTGGAAGCAGAATGAAAAAAATTATTTCTCAAGGTGACGGCTTCATTTATGCAATCGGTTCTCTTGGAGTTACAGGTTCAAAACAAGTTGATTTGCCACGTTTAGAATCTTTTATTAATGAAATTAGAGAAGTTTCAAACTTGCCAGTTTCATTAGGATTTGGAATAAAAAATAATGATAATGTGAATACGATGAGAAAATATGCGGATGGAGTGATTGTGGGAACGAGTATTGTTGAATTTTTAGAAAAAAATGATGTGAATTATTTGATTCAGAAAATTAATGAGTTGTTTGAGTAG
- the trpB gene encoding tryptophan synthase subunit beta: MGNKHFNEKAYFGQFGGQFVPETAMFALSELETEYEKLKNDKEFFEEFDNLLKNYVGRETPLYYAKNLSEHYNHDIYLKREDLNHTGAHKINNALGQVLLAKKMGKKKVIAETGAGQHGVATATAAALLGLECDVYMGAVDIERQKLNVFRMELLGARVISIEDGLKTLKEATTAAIQSWVAEIETVFYVIGSVVGPHPYPTIVRDFQSIIGYEAKAQLEELGKHADHVIACVGGGSNAIGIFSAFLEDSSTKLYGVEAGGYGIDTDMHAATLTLGKPGIIHGMKTYVLQNKYGQISPVHSISAGLDYPGVGPEHSHLFDTKRATYAPITDDEAMKALMLVTKKEGIIPAIESSHALAYLEKLCPTLSKDKRETIVVNVSGRGDKDMHTVFSVLKDKETGGKNGIYELNGGLENE, translated from the coding sequence ATGGGAAATAAACATTTTAATGAAAAGGCATATTTTGGGCAATTTGGTGGACAATTTGTACCTGAAACTGCGATGTTTGCTTTATCGGAACTGGAAACCGAATATGAAAAACTAAAGAATGACAAGGAATTTTTTGAAGAATTTGATAATTTGCTAAAAAATTATGTTGGGCGTGAGACTCCGCTCTATTATGCCAAAAATTTGAGCGAACATTATAACCACGATATTTACTTGAAAAGAGAAGACTTGAACCATACTGGTGCTCATAAAATTAATAATGCGCTTGGACAGGTTTTGCTTGCTAAAAAAATGGGAAAGAAAAAAGTGATTGCTGAAACTGGAGCTGGACAGCACGGAGTTGCTACTGCTACTGCGGCCGCTCTATTAGGTTTAGAATGTGATGTTTACATGGGGGCTGTTGACATTGAACGGCAAAAATTAAATGTTTTTAGAATGGAGCTTTTGGGTGCGAGAGTTATTTCTATTGAAGACGGGCTTAAAACTTTGAAGGAAGCGACAACTGCGGCTATTCAGTCTTGGGTTGCTGAGATAGAAACTGTGTTTTATGTAATCGGTTCTGTTGTAGGGCCTCATCCATATCCGACTATTGTGCGTGATTTTCAGTCAATTATCGGTTACGAAGCAAAAGCACAGCTGGAGGAACTTGGAAAACATGCTGATCATGTGATTGCCTGTGTTGGTGGAGGAAGTAATGCTATTGGTATTTTTAGTGCATTTTTAGAAGACAGCTCAACAAAACTTTACGGGGTCGAAGCTGGAGGATATGGAATTGACACAGATATGCACGCTGCCACATTGACACTTGGAAAACCTGGAATTATTCATGGAATGAAAACTTATGTTCTTCAAAACAAATATGGACAAATAAGTCCAGTTCACTCAATTTCCGCTGGACTTGACTATCCAGGAGTAGGTCCCGAACATTCACATCTATTTGATACAAAAAGAGCAACTTACGCACCGATTACTGATGATGAAGCAATGAAGGCGTTAATGCTTGTTACAAAAAAAGAAGGAATTATTCCAGCAATTGAGAGTTCCCATGCGTTAGCCTATCTTGAAAAATTATGTCCTACGCTTTCTAAAGACAAAAGAGAAACTATCGTCGTAAACGTTTCTGGACGTGGAGATAAAGATATGCACACTGTTTTTTCTGTGTTAAAAGATAAGGAAACTGGCGGAAAAAATGGAATTTATGAGTTAAATGGAGGTTTGGAAAATGAGTGA
- a CDS encoding phosphoribosylanthranilate isomerase, translating into MEKKENNVATDNLVENTTKLKVCGIRSITEINELKTLDIDYFGCIFAESQRQVDSELAAKITRIAHRHGKRTVGVFVNAMIENIIKIVEETDIDVVQLHGDESVEYCMELTQKLEKLYEKNCFRKRKNFPAKTRLWKVFGVTDELPNITDYKPYIEYPLFDAKGVNRGGNGIVFDWNILKELEEYSFVLAGGLSIENIQKALDYKPAILDINSKVEVNNRKSKELVENVVNLVKKK; encoded by the coding sequence TTGGAGAAAAAAGAAAATAATGTAGCAACTGACAATCTTGTAGAAAATACTACCAAATTAAAAGTTTGTGGAATTAGGAGCATTACTGAAATTAATGAATTGAAAACTTTGGATATTGACTATTTCGGATGTATTTTTGCAGAAAGTCAAAGGCAAGTGGATAGTGAACTTGCGGCTAAAATTACACGGATTGCACATAGACATGGGAAAAGAACTGTTGGAGTGTTTGTGAATGCTATGATTGAGAATATTATAAAAATTGTGGAAGAAACAGATATTGATGTCGTTCAGCTGCATGGAGATGAGTCAGTGGAATATTGTATGGAACTTACTCAAAAATTAGAAAAATTGTACGAAAAAAATTGTTTTAGAAAACGTAAAAACTTCCCTGCTAAAACAAGGCTTTGGAAAGTTTTTGGCGTGACTGATGAACTTCCGAATATTACTGACTACAAGCCATATATTGAATATCCTCTATTTGACGCAAAAGGAGTAAATCGTGGTGGAAATGGAATTGTCTTTGATTGGAATATTTTAAAAGAATTGGAAGAATATTCGTTTGTGTTAGCTGGAGGGCTGTCGATTGAGAATATTCAAAAAGCGCTTGACTACAAGCCTGCCATTTTGGATATAAACAGCAAAGTTGAAGTTAATAATAGAAAAAGTAAGGAATTAGTTGAAAATGTTGTAAATTTGGTAAAAAAGAAATAA
- the trpC gene encoding indole-3-glycerol phosphate synthase TrpC — MDILEKIKIKRDIQLEDELKSFEQPSLKKALNQKGIQIIGEIKRASPSKGKIAKDDFDLLKQAQSYVDKGIAAFSILTEKEYFKGENDFIKIVRKKFPEMPILRKDFIYTPFQVAHAKFLGASAILLIVRMLDDKTLLELHKLAQDLEMDVLVETHDEEEIKRALKIPNLEILGINNRNLNTFEVDIKTTEKLINEIPSDVLKNLTIVSESGFLSKEDVKYAEKLNVDGLLIGEALMKGLL, encoded by the coding sequence ATGGATATTTTAGAAAAAATAAAAATAAAAAGAGATATACAGCTTGAAGACGAATTAAAGTCTTTTGAACAGCCATCCTTAAAAAAGGCACTTAATCAAAAGGGAATTCAGATTATTGGGGAAATTAAGAGGGCTTCTCCATCGAAGGGAAAAATTGCGAAAGATGATTTTGATTTGTTAAAACAGGCACAAAGTTATGTAGATAAAGGGATTGCGGCTTTTTCGATATTGACGGAAAAGGAATATTTTAAAGGGGAGAATGATTTTATAAAAATTGTTCGGAAAAAATTTCCAGAAATGCCAATTTTGAGGAAGGATTTTATTTATACTCCGTTTCAGGTGGCGCATGCTAAATTTTTAGGAGCTTCAGCGATTTTACTGATTGTGAGAATGCTGGATGATAAGACGCTTTTGGAACTTCATAAGCTGGCACAAGATTTGGAAATGGATGTTTTAGTAGAAACTCATGATGAAGAGGAAATAAAAAGAGCTTTGAAGATTCCGAATTTGGAGATTTTGGGGATAAATAACCGAAATTTGAATACTTTTGAAGTTGATATTAAAACTACGGAAAAACTGATAAATGAAATTCCAAGCGATGTTTTGAAAAATTTGACTATTGTAAGTGAAAGTGGATTTTTGTCAAAAGAAGATGTGAAGTATGCAGAAAAATTGAATGTGGATGGACTGCTAATCGGAGAGGCACTTATGAAAGGGCTTCTTTAG
- a CDS encoding ATP-binding protein translates to MIERKIYFEKIKPFIDKDIIKVLTGIRRSGKSVMLKLIMKELKKNGIDENQFIYINFENLRNRHLCYADTLNEYILEKAENIQEKCYLFLDEIQEVKEWEKCINSLRTEDKQFDIYITGSNAKLLSGELATYLAGRYVEVEIYPFSFKEFCSIYQNINQNISKEEMFEKFVKLGGMPFLHNLNYEVESSMQYLKDIYSSIILKDITQRNNIRNTELLERIINYIVMNIGNTFSANSISKYFKSENRKVAVDTVLNYIKACENAFLIHKVPRYEIQGKEVLNVSEKYYIADHGIREAILETNERDINQIFENIVYMELLRKGYNIKIGKLNNLEIDFVCTKINNEKIYIQVAYLLASEDTIKREFLPFEKINDNYPKYVISMDRFDMSRNGIKHLNIIDFLLKN, encoded by the coding sequence ATGATAGAAAGAAAAATTTATTTTGAAAAAATTAAACCCTTTATAGATAAAGATATTATTAAAGTTTTGACTGGAATTAGGAGAAGCGGTAAATCTGTAATGTTAAAATTGATTATGAAAGAATTGAAAAAAAATGGTATTGACGAAAATCAATTTATTTATATCAATTTTGAAAATTTAAGAAATAGACATCTTTGCTATGCGGATACATTGAATGAATATATATTGGAAAAAGCAGAAAATATTCAAGAAAAATGCTATTTATTTTTGGATGAAATTCAGGAAGTAAAAGAATGGGAAAAGTGTATAAATTCATTAAGAACAGAAGATAAGCAATTTGATATTTATATAACAGGTTCCAACGCTAAACTATTATCAGGAGAACTTGCAACTTACCTTGCAGGAAGATATGTTGAAGTTGAAATTTATCCTTTTTCATTTAAAGAGTTTTGTTCAATATACCAAAATATAAATCAAAATATTTCAAAAGAAGAAATGTTTGAAAAGTTTGTCAAACTAGGTGGAATGCCATTTTTACATAATTTGAATTATGAAGTGGAATCAAGCATGCAATATTTAAAAGATATATATTCATCAATAATATTAAAAGATATTACTCAAAGAAACAATATAAGAAATACTGAATTATTAGAGCGAATCATCAATTACATTGTAATGAACATTGGGAATACATTTTCTGCAAATTCAATTTCAAAATATTTTAAAAGCGAAAATAGAAAAGTTGCAGTAGATACTGTGCTAAATTACATAAAAGCCTGTGAAAACGCATTTTTGATTCACAAAGTCCCTCGTTACGAAATACAAGGTAAAGAAGTTCTAAATGTGAGTGAAAAATATTATATTGCAGACCATGGAATAAGAGAAGCAATTTTGGAAACAAACGAAAGAGATATAAATCAAATTTTTGAAAATATTGTATATATGGAATTATTGCGAAAAGGCTATAACATAAAAATCGGAAAATTGAATAATTTAGAAATAGATTTTGTCTGTACAAAAATAAATAATGAGAAAATTTATATTCAGGTAGCATATTTACTTGCATCTGAAGACACTATAAAAAGGGAATTTTTACCATTTGAAAAAATTAATGATAATTATCCAAAATATGTAATTTCTATGGACAGATTTGATATGTCAAGAAACGGGATAAAACATTTGAATATTATTGATTTTTTATTGAAAAACTAA